GATTTTGTAGCCATAAGCAGCAAGGGCACCACCCAGCATGGGACCCAACCAGTAAACCCAGTGGTGTTCGAAATCATAGTTCCACAAAGCAGGAGCAAAAGAACGAGCAGGATTCATACTGGCGCCAGTGAAGGGACCCTAGaagaaattcattttattattatttctacaATAGATTTTATAAGATTTCGTATATACTTACAGCAGTGATGGCTAAGCAGGCAATAGCCAAACCGAAACGAATTGGTACCGAATCATGGAATTTAGCATTACGGGGATCCCAGACACCGCAGCACACCAAAAtcaaaatggctgagataatgAATTCAATGGCCAAACCTTGCATGGGTGAAATATCGGGATGAGGCACAGTCACGCACAAATTGTGAGCAGCTCCTGCTACTTTAATTGTTGTTTCTGGCAACACAACCTTCAAAAGGCCATAACC
The nucleotide sequence above comes from Calliphora vicina chromosome 1, idCalVici1.1, whole genome shotgun sequence. Encoded proteins:
- the LOC135961702 gene encoding aquaporin AQPcic-like, whose product is MKTATLDKICCFLAELIGTGLLVFLGCMGCVSTETFHNNHLQMCLNFGLVILVIIQCFGCVSGSHLNPAVTIAAFIYDMVSAPMAIVYMCAQMLGGFIGYGLLKVVLPETTIKVAGAAHNLCVTVPHPDISPMQGLAIEFIISAILILVCCGVWDPRNAKFHDSVPIRFGLAIACLAITAGPFTGASMNPARSFAPALWNYDFEHHWVYWLGPMLGGALAAYGYKIVFRREVQEEAVHHKLRAMEEVPLS